From the genome of Lotus japonicus ecotype B-129 chromosome 6, LjGifu_v1.2, one region includes:
- the LOC130722217 gene encoding protein MAINTENANCE OF MERISTEMS-like — protein MLQDLGRVSEYAWGAIALATLYDQLDRASRRGTAQMGGFSSLLLGWAYEYLSDRVIIRRADPEYSQDQPRARRWVMSRVGHAGLDERRVMLDELTVDDIIWTPFEDHRAHRPRDQRAMYSGYIRTPFGRVVRRHLPERVLRQFGYIQDVPRHPSEIQTTGSLAETADAAYADFVPHLRPQGIPVTHSGEAVEEYMRWYGGVSHRFIIPDDRREEFSAVTVVRRVVDLLEQSLEVPDALAVGTHARSLTERALDLIRSSAFIGTQGVAFAAVRGAGAAGGRGRGGRARGGRARGGRDRGEGAPAEGARGGRARGPRGRRGGGRGGGRGRGE, from the exons ATGTTGCAGGATCTCGGTCGAGTGtccgagtacgcgtggggcgcaattgcgctcgctacgttgtacgaccagcttgatcgagcgtccaggagggggacggcccagatgggaggtttcAGCTCACTCTTGCTAGGATGGGcctacgagtacctttctgatcgcgtcattatccggagggcggatccggagtactcacaggaccagcctagggcgcggcggtgggttatgtcccgggtcgggcatgcaggcctcgatgagaggcgagtcatgctcgatgagctgacggtggatgacattatatggaccccatttgaggaccatcgggctcatcgaccacgggatcagagggccatgtattctggctacatccggacgccatttggccgtgttgttcgacgacatctaccagagagggttctgcgccagtttggctacatccaggatgtccctcgacacccctccgagatccagacgactgggtcccttgctgagaccgcagatgctgcctatgctgattTTGTGCCGCACCtgcgccctcaggggatccctGTTACTCATTcgggagaggctgtggaggagtacatgaggtggtatggcggtgtgtcccatcggttcatcatccctgatgataggagggaggagttcagtgctgtg acgGTTGTGCGTCGGGTcgtggacttgttggagcagtcactggaGGTGCCAGATGCTCTTGCAGTTGGCACGCATGcccgatccctcactgagagggcgctggatcttattagatccagcGCATTCATCGGTACCCAGGGagtagcctttgctgctgtccgaggagctggagctgcaggaggcagaggtcgtggaggtagagcgcgtggaggcagagcccgtggaggcaGAGACCGTGGAGAGGGTGCACCTGCAGAGggcgctcgtggaggcagagctcgtggacctagaggtcggaggggtggcggtaggggtggcggtaggggtcggggcgagtga
- the LOC130725446 gene encoding protein FAR1-RELATED SEQUENCE 5-like, with protein MTESFLFHESQLIEVGLNNAQPEEVPPPAFVPPCISIDVSHLFTTDQIFPTRDDLINWVHGIAIENGYVVLITKSDSGGNGSRKAHVMLGCEKHGKYVPYRDPDLVEGTRTQKTECPFRLKGRPMKNGIDRDWRLKVMEGTHNHEPARSLLGHNFVGRLNSEEKEQVEKMSKSWVPPRKMLLTLKENNPLNLTTISQIYGACKRLRKSLRGSLTEMQHLLKKLDGDKYVHFERHEPGSEVIRDVFWAHPNAIKLFNTFPYVVIMDCTYKTNKYKIPLLEIVGLTSTDKTYSIAFCYIVNEGTDDYVWALECMKSLFDGHWYIDGPYVTYLAFHYSRCSYTGYFSL; from the exons atgacagaatcatttttatttcatgaatcccaattgattgaagttggattgaacaatgctcaacctgaagaggtgccaccaccagcatttgtacccccgtgtataagtatagatgtctcgcatttatttacaactgatcag attttccctacccgtgatgatcttatcaattgggttcatggaattgcgattgaaaatggatatgttgtgttgatcacaaagtcagatagcggtgggaatggaagcagaaaagctcatgtcatgttggggtgcgagaagcatggtaagtatgttccctacagagaccctgaccttgttgaaggaacgagaacacaaaagacagaatgtccttttagactaaaaggacgacctatgaaaaatggcatagatagagattggcggctaaaggtgatggaaggtacacacaaccatgaaccagctaggtcactacttggccacaattttgttggtcgtctaaattccgaagagaaggagcaagtggaaaaaatgtcaaagagttgggttccaccgagaaagatgctgttgactttgaaggaaaacaatcctttaaacttgactaccatatctcagatttatggtgcttgcaagaggttaagaaaatccctccgcgggtcattgacagaaatgcaacacttgttgaagaagttggacggtgacaagtacgtccactttgaaagacatgagcctggatcggaagtcattagggatgtattttgggctcatccaaatgctatcaaactgttcaacacatttccatatgtagtgattatggattgcacatacaagacaaacaaatataaaattccattgcttgagattgttggactgacttccacagataagacatactccatagccttttgctacattgttaatgagggcacagatgactacgtttgggcactggagtgtatgaagtctctatttGATGGTCATTGGTATATTGATGGGCCTTATGTTACTTATCTTGCCTTTCATTATTCACGGTGTAGTTATACAGgttatttttcattataa
- the LOC130722216 gene encoding protein MAIN-LIKE 1-like isoform X1 yields the protein MHEKVAKKIEMTCFSQFLKVKECFSKGNFHLPLGPLEALLEVYDKEKCCFRLGKEVKDFLLDMGLEDIYFITGLPIDGIQVSGYVTYEAVDLVMKHLNLKDYQARDLLIKGSGNGAINVNKLPLYFKELPSAASDSDVEAHAKAFIMYLLGTTLLPNRKGTIMPDFLELLDLQKINKYVWGAAVLAHIKNVLGNGKKSICCFTCGLIVFALERFPFIKNAFVLPPIQPLFLTWIDVVYTNFKNKHTKTKVEDYIKLFSRMKEEDVTFILIFINLIIIIGSILSNIVNFYVCKVTWNPYERLALSQDDVNQLRAKYAMVPIICYQTVCLNRPDICFKQLGLEVVNVFAIPKMKVVQPSKHKDIDWRLYEGHGKTYNYPELNGMWTNRFSYLVTNLPNGSSESSSSIDVDTPLIKYRKTDINRKRKRPEYEYQVVQCEICLLQVVLSFFFLYV from the exons ATGCACGAGAAAGTggccaaaaaaattgaaatgacCTGTTTTTCTCAGTTTCTTAAGGTTAAAGAGTGCTTTTCCAAAGGTAACTTTCATTTACCATTGGGTCCCCTAGAAGCCCTCTTGGAGGTTTATGATAAAGAAAAATGTTGCTTTCGACTTGGAAAAGAGGTTAAGGATTTTCTTTTAGATATGGGATTAGAGGATATCTACTTCATCACTGGACTTCCCATAGATGGGATCCAG GTGTCTGGTTATGTTACTTATGAGGCTGTGGACTTAGTCATGAAGCATTTAAATTTGAAGGATTATCAAGCAAGAGATTTGCTCATAAAAGGTTCAGGCAATGGTGCAATCAATGTAAATAAGTTGCCTTTATACTTTAAGGAATTGCCCAGtgctgcttctgattctgaTGTGGAGGCCCATGCAAAAGCTTTCATTATGTACCTGTTAGGAACAACACTTCTTCCCAATCGGAAAGGGACTATTATGCCAGACTTTTTGGAGCTCTTAGATttacaaaaaattaataaatatgtttGGGGAGCAGCTGTTCTTGCACACATAAAAAATGTTTTGGGCAATGGCAAAAAAAGTATTTGTTGTTTCACATGTGGCTTGATA GTATTTGCATTAGAGCGGTTCCCCTTCATAAAGAACGCATTTGTTTTACCACCTATACAACCCCTGTTTTTGACCTGGATAGATGTGGTGTACACAAACTTCAAAAACAAACACACAAAAACAAAAGTGGAAGATTACATTAAATTGTTTTCCCGGATGAAGGAGGAGGAtgtaactttcattttaatttttattaaccTTATTATCATTATCGGTTCCATATTATCTAACATAGTCAATTTTTATGTTTGCAAGGTTACTTGGAACCCATATGAGAGGCTGGCGCTCTCTCAGGATGATGTGAATCAGTTGCGTGCGAAGTATGCCATGGTGCCTATCATTTGCTATCAAACTGTTTGTTTGAATCGTCCCGACATATGCTTTAAACAACTTGGTTTGGAGGTTGTCAATGTTTTTGCTATTCCAAAGATGAAAGTTGTTCAGCCAAGCAAACACAAAGATATTGATTGGCGTTTATATGAGGGTCATGGGAAGACATATAATTATCCAGAGTTAAATGGTATGTGGACAAATAGGTTTTCCTACCTTGTCACAAATCTTCCCAATGGGTCCTCTGAAAGCAGCAGCAGCATTGATGTTGATACACCTCTTATTAAATATAGGAAGACTGATATAaacaggaagaggaagagaccTGAATATGAATATCAGGTTGTTCAATGTGAGATTTGTTTGCTTCAAGTTgttctctcatttttttttttatatgtttaA
- the LOC130722216 gene encoding protein MAIN-LIKE 1-like isoform X2, with translation MHEKVAKKIEMTCFSQFLKVKECFSKGNFHLPLGPLEALLEVYDKEKCCFRLGKEVKDFLLDMGLEDIYFITGLPIDGIQVSGYVTYEAVDLVMKHLNLKDYQARDLLIKGSGNGAINVNKLPLYFKELPSAASDSDVEAHAKAFIMYLLGTTLLPNRKGTIMPDFLELLDLQKINKYVWGAAVLAHIKNVLGNGKKSICCFTCGLIVFALERFPFIKNAFVLPPIQPLFLTWIDVVYTNFKNKHTKTKVEDYIKLFSRMKEEDVTWNPYERLALSQDDVNQLRAKYAMVPIICYQTVCLNRPDICFKQLGLEVVNVFAIPKMKVVQPSKHKDIDWRLYEGHGKTYNYPELNGMWTNRFSYLVTNLPNGSSESSSSIDVDTPLIKYRKTDINRKRKRPEYEYQVVQCEICLLQVVLSFFFLYV, from the exons ATGCACGAGAAAGTggccaaaaaaattgaaatgacCTGTTTTTCTCAGTTTCTTAAGGTTAAAGAGTGCTTTTCCAAAGGTAACTTTCATTTACCATTGGGTCCCCTAGAAGCCCTCTTGGAGGTTTATGATAAAGAAAAATGTTGCTTTCGACTTGGAAAAGAGGTTAAGGATTTTCTTTTAGATATGGGATTAGAGGATATCTACTTCATCACTGGACTTCCCATAGATGGGATCCAG GTGTCTGGTTATGTTACTTATGAGGCTGTGGACTTAGTCATGAAGCATTTAAATTTGAAGGATTATCAAGCAAGAGATTTGCTCATAAAAGGTTCAGGCAATGGTGCAATCAATGTAAATAAGTTGCCTTTATACTTTAAGGAATTGCCCAGtgctgcttctgattctgaTGTGGAGGCCCATGCAAAAGCTTTCATTATGTACCTGTTAGGAACAACACTTCTTCCCAATCGGAAAGGGACTATTATGCCAGACTTTTTGGAGCTCTTAGATttacaaaaaattaataaatatgtttGGGGAGCAGCTGTTCTTGCACACATAAAAAATGTTTTGGGCAATGGCAAAAAAAGTATTTGTTGTTTCACATGTGGCTTGATA GTATTTGCATTAGAGCGGTTCCCCTTCATAAAGAACGCATTTGTTTTACCACCTATACAACCCCTGTTTTTGACCTGGATAGATGTGGTGTACACAAACTTCAAAAACAAACACACAAAAACAAAAGTGGAAGATTACATTAAATTGTTTTCCCGGATGAAGGAGGAGGAt GTTACTTGGAACCCATATGAGAGGCTGGCGCTCTCTCAGGATGATGTGAATCAGTTGCGTGCGAAGTATGCCATGGTGCCTATCATTTGCTATCAAACTGTTTGTTTGAATCGTCCCGACATATGCTTTAAACAACTTGGTTTGGAGGTTGTCAATGTTTTTGCTATTCCAAAGATGAAAGTTGTTCAGCCAAGCAAACACAAAGATATTGATTGGCGTTTATATGAGGGTCATGGGAAGACATATAATTATCCAGAGTTAAATGGTATGTGGACAAATAGGTTTTCCTACCTTGTCACAAATCTTCCCAATGGGTCCTCTGAAAGCAGCAGCAGCATTGATGTTGATACACCTCTTATTAAATATAGGAAGACTGATATAaacaggaagaggaagagaccTGAATATGAATATCAGGTTGTTCAATGTGAGATTTGTTTGCTTCAAGTTgttctctcatttttttttttatatgtttaA
- the LOC130722216 gene encoding protein MAIN-LIKE 1-like isoform X4, with amino-acid sequence MHEKVAKKIEMTCFSQFLKVKECFSKGNFHLPLGPLEALLEVYDKEKCCFRLGKEVKDFLLDMGLEDIYFITGLPIDGIQVSGYVTYEAVDLVMKHLNLKDYQARDLLIKGSGNGAINVNKLPLYFKELPSAASDSDVEAHAKAFIMYLLGTTLLPNRKGTIMPDFLELLDLQKINKYVWGAAVLAHIKNVLGNGKKSICCFTCGLIVTWNPYERLALSQDDVNQLRAKYAMVPIICYQTVCLNRPDICFKQLGLEVVNVFAIPKMKVVQPSKHKDIDWRLYEGHGKTYNYPELNGMWTNRFSYLVTNLPNGSSESSSSIDVDTPLIKYRKTDINRKRKRPEYEYQVVQCEICLLQVVLSFFFLYV; translated from the exons ATGCACGAGAAAGTggccaaaaaaattgaaatgacCTGTTTTTCTCAGTTTCTTAAGGTTAAAGAGTGCTTTTCCAAAGGTAACTTTCATTTACCATTGGGTCCCCTAGAAGCCCTCTTGGAGGTTTATGATAAAGAAAAATGTTGCTTTCGACTTGGAAAAGAGGTTAAGGATTTTCTTTTAGATATGGGATTAGAGGATATCTACTTCATCACTGGACTTCCCATAGATGGGATCCAG GTGTCTGGTTATGTTACTTATGAGGCTGTGGACTTAGTCATGAAGCATTTAAATTTGAAGGATTATCAAGCAAGAGATTTGCTCATAAAAGGTTCAGGCAATGGTGCAATCAATGTAAATAAGTTGCCTTTATACTTTAAGGAATTGCCCAGtgctgcttctgattctgaTGTGGAGGCCCATGCAAAAGCTTTCATTATGTACCTGTTAGGAACAACACTTCTTCCCAATCGGAAAGGGACTATTATGCCAGACTTTTTGGAGCTCTTAGATttacaaaaaattaataaatatgtttGGGGAGCAGCTGTTCTTGCACACATAAAAAATGTTTTGGGCAATGGCAAAAAAAGTATTTGTTGTTTCACATGTGGCTTGATA GTTACTTGGAACCCATATGAGAGGCTGGCGCTCTCTCAGGATGATGTGAATCAGTTGCGTGCGAAGTATGCCATGGTGCCTATCATTTGCTATCAAACTGTTTGTTTGAATCGTCCCGACATATGCTTTAAACAACTTGGTTTGGAGGTTGTCAATGTTTTTGCTATTCCAAAGATGAAAGTTGTTCAGCCAAGCAAACACAAAGATATTGATTGGCGTTTATATGAGGGTCATGGGAAGACATATAATTATCCAGAGTTAAATGGTATGTGGACAAATAGGTTTTCCTACCTTGTCACAAATCTTCCCAATGGGTCCTCTGAAAGCAGCAGCAGCATTGATGTTGATACACCTCTTATTAAATATAGGAAGACTGATATAaacaggaagaggaagagaccTGAATATGAATATCAGGTTGTTCAATGTGAGATTTGTTTGCTTCAAGTTgttctctcatttttttttttatatgtttaA
- the LOC130722216 gene encoding protein MAIN-LIKE 1-like isoform X3 encodes MGLEDIYFITGLPIDGIQVSGYVTYEAVDLVMKHLNLKDYQARDLLIKGSGNGAINVNKLPLYFKELPSAASDSDVEAHAKAFIMYLLGTTLLPNRKGTIMPDFLELLDLQKINKYVWGAAVLAHIKNVLGNGKKSICCFTCGLIVFALERFPFIKNAFVLPPIQPLFLTWIDVVYTNFKNKHTKTKVEDYIKLFSRMKEEDVTFILIFINLIIIIGSILSNIVNFYVCKVTWNPYERLALSQDDVNQLRAKYAMVPIICYQTVCLNRPDICFKQLGLEVVNVFAIPKMKVVQPSKHKDIDWRLYEGHGKTYNYPELNGMWTNRFSYLVTNLPNGSSESSSSIDVDTPLIKYRKTDINRKRKRPEYEYQVVQCEICLLQVVLSFFFLYV; translated from the exons ATGGGATTAGAGGATATCTACTTCATCACTGGACTTCCCATAGATGGGATCCAG GTGTCTGGTTATGTTACTTATGAGGCTGTGGACTTAGTCATGAAGCATTTAAATTTGAAGGATTATCAAGCAAGAGATTTGCTCATAAAAGGTTCAGGCAATGGTGCAATCAATGTAAATAAGTTGCCTTTATACTTTAAGGAATTGCCCAGtgctgcttctgattctgaTGTGGAGGCCCATGCAAAAGCTTTCATTATGTACCTGTTAGGAACAACACTTCTTCCCAATCGGAAAGGGACTATTATGCCAGACTTTTTGGAGCTCTTAGATttacaaaaaattaataaatatgtttGGGGAGCAGCTGTTCTTGCACACATAAAAAATGTTTTGGGCAATGGCAAAAAAAGTATTTGTTGTTTCACATGTGGCTTGATA GTATTTGCATTAGAGCGGTTCCCCTTCATAAAGAACGCATTTGTTTTACCACCTATACAACCCCTGTTTTTGACCTGGATAGATGTGGTGTACACAAACTTCAAAAACAAACACACAAAAACAAAAGTGGAAGATTACATTAAATTGTTTTCCCGGATGAAGGAGGAGGAtgtaactttcattttaatttttattaaccTTATTATCATTATCGGTTCCATATTATCTAACATAGTCAATTTTTATGTTTGCAAGGTTACTTGGAACCCATATGAGAGGCTGGCGCTCTCTCAGGATGATGTGAATCAGTTGCGTGCGAAGTATGCCATGGTGCCTATCATTTGCTATCAAACTGTTTGTTTGAATCGTCCCGACATATGCTTTAAACAACTTGGTTTGGAGGTTGTCAATGTTTTTGCTATTCCAAAGATGAAAGTTGTTCAGCCAAGCAAACACAAAGATATTGATTGGCGTTTATATGAGGGTCATGGGAAGACATATAATTATCCAGAGTTAAATGGTATGTGGACAAATAGGTTTTCCTACCTTGTCACAAATCTTCCCAATGGGTCCTCTGAAAGCAGCAGCAGCATTGATGTTGATACACCTCTTATTAAATATAGGAAGACTGATATAaacaggaagaggaagagaccTGAATATGAATATCAGGTTGTTCAATGTGAGATTTGTTTGCTTCAAGTTgttctctcatttttttttttatatgtttaA
- the LOC130722218 gene encoding uncharacterized protein LOC130722218, translating into MTCFSQFLKVKECFSKGNFHLPLGPLEALLEVYDKEKCCFRLGKEVKDFLLDMGLEDIYFITGLPIDGIQVSGYVTYEAVDLVMKHLNLKDYQARDLLIKGICIRAVPLHKERICFTTYTTPVFDLDRCGVHKLQKQTHKNKSGRLH; encoded by the exons atgacCTGTTTTTCTCAGTTTCTTAAGGTTAAAGAGTGCTTTTCCAAAGGTAACTTCCATTTACCATTGGGTCCCCTAGAAGCCCTCTTGGAGGTTTATGATAAAGAAAAATGTTGCTTTCGACTTGGAAAAGAGGTTAAGGATTTTCTTTTAGATATGGGATTAGAGGATATCTACTTCATCACTGGACTTCCCATAGATGGGATCCAG GTGTCTGGTTATGTTACTTATGAGGCTGTGGACTTAGTCATGAAGCATTTAAATTTGAAGGATTATCAAGCAAGAGATTTGCTCATAAAAG GTATTTGCATTAGAGCGGTTCCCCTTCATAAGGAACGCATTTGTTTTACCACCTATACAACCCCTGTTTTTGACCTGGATAGATGTGGTGTACACAAACTTCAAAAACAAACACACAAAAACAAAAGTGGAAGATTACATTAA
- the LOC130725447 gene encoding uncharacterized protein LOC130725447, whose protein sequence is MSQDSSKKLTLEMNAYGVKVLGLKSKTPKSSRVSKSSPHTFAIAIAQGCPQPSSDPSKMKGKKARSKSDASKAKKKMVTRSSEATQGENSEAEINSSTGGDVADFRITEVLDTPLKEVLHANVDPIVPSPSNNQSSHGVDTPSVDKVMHVEDVQNVIENSESDEVLHNTLGASASVASKRKKMTVVRKYSTRSSGKKLGLGLSENKKRKKVIILDDDTPVVQNVKRKVHKDNAAPVVDETPTEELDKSDTGPAARKRKIGKRIPENVPAAPLDNISFHSEESVGKWKYVYQRRIAQERELTGEILHCQEIMKLLEAAGLLKTVTEIGGCYDKLVREFIVNVTTYCTVSGHPDFRKVFVRGKCVHFSPEIINQYLGRSTVATGNEELSLSAITKELTAGQTMVWPAKGLLSSTYLSVKYAILNRIGAANWAPTTHSSDVSSGLAKLIYLVGTQTQFDFGEYVFAQTMKHAETFAVRLPIGFPCLICGIILSQHPQILLDDEVPSKKASLLTIDSRLLAGAHVSDVADLAEMTQGEGTSSQKTPETPIAALIAVSKMLQDTITSCTLRKKNVDTLILQLTKGKRPLEDNAADDQDVAGTSDDDTSASA, encoded by the coding sequence ATGAGTCAAGATTCTAGCAAGAAACTCACTCTTGAGATGAATGCTTACGGGGTAAAGGTATTGGGTTTGAAATCCAAAACCCCAAAATCGTCAAGGGTTTCAAAATCCTCTCCTCATACTTTTGCAATCGCAATTgctcaaggttgtcctcaaccATCGTCTGATCcgagtaagatgaaagggaaaaaGGCTCGATCCAAGTCAGATGCGTCCAAagcaaagaagaagatggtaaCGAGAAGCTCTGAGGCAACCCAGGGAGAAAATTCCGAGGCTGAAATCAACTCAAGCACAGGTGGTGATGTTGCTGATTTTCGTATCACTGAAGTGTTGGACACTCCTCTCAAGGAAGTTTTACATGCAAATGTAGATCCAATTGTTCCATCACCAAGCAACAACCAATCAAGCCACGGTGTTGATACTCCCTCTGTTGATAAAGTTATGCATGTCGAGGATGTTCAGAATGTCATTGAGAATTCAGAATCTGATGAGGTGTTGCACAACACCCTTGGTGCTTCTGCTTCTGTTGCTTCAAAGAGGAAAAAGATGACTGTTGTTCGTAAGTACTCTACGCGTTCCTCTGGCAAGAAgttaggtttgggtttgagtgagAACAAGAAGCGCAAGAAGGTCATTATTCTTGATGATGATACTCCTGTTGTCCAGAATGTCAAGAGAAAGGTTCACAAAGACAATGCTGCTCCTGTTGTTGATGAGACTCCAACTGAGGAGTTGGATAAGTCAGATACTGGTCCTGCTGCTCGGAAGCGCAAGATTGGGAAACGAATTCCAGAAAATGTGCCTGCTGCTCCTTTGGATAACATTTCTTTTCACTCTGAAGAGAGTGTTGGTAAGTGGAAGTATGTTTATCAGCGCAGGATTGCTCAAGAGAGGGAATTGACTGGTGAGATTCTGCATTGTCAAGAAATTATGAAACTTCTTGAGGCTGCTGGGTTATTGAAAACTGTTACTGAGATAGGTGGCTGCTATGACAAGTTGGTGAGAGAATTTATTGTGAATGTGACTACATATTGCACTGTTTCTGGGCATCCTGATTTCAGGAAAGTTTTTGTGCGTGGTAAGTGTGTCCATTTTTCACCTGAGATCATTAACCAGTATTTGGGAAGGAGCACTGTTGCCACAGGAAATGAAGAGCTGTCATTGAGTGCTATCACTAAAGAACTCACGGCTGGTCAGACTATGGTATGGCCTGCTAAAGGATTGCTGTCTTCTACTTatttgagtgtgaagtatgctatcttGAATCGCATTGGTGCTGCAAATTGGGCTCCTACCACACATAGCTCAGATGTTTCTTCAGGTTTggcaaaattaatttatctggTTGGAACTCAAACTCAGTTTGATTTTGGTGAATATGTCTTTGCTCAAACTATGAAGCATGCTGAAACTTTTGCTGTCAGGCTTCCTATTGGTTTTCCTTGTTTAATTTGTGGGATTATTTTGAGTCAACATCCTCAAATTCTCCTTGATGATGAGGTTCCTAGCAAGAAAGCTAGTCTTCTTACTATTGATTCCAGGTTGCTAGCTGGTGCTCATGTTTCTGATGTTGCTGATTTGGCTGAGATGACTCAAGGGGAGGGTACTTCCTCTCAGAAGACTCCTGAGACTCCTATTGCTGCGCTTATTGCGGTGTCTAAGATGCTTCAGGACACAATTACTAGTTGTacattgaggaagaagaatgtggaCACTCTCATTCTGCAGTTGACTAAAGGCAAAAGGCCTCTTGAAGACAATGCTGCTGATGATCAAGATGTTGCTGGTACTTCTGATGATGACACTTCTGCTAGTGCTTAG